Below is a window of Senegalia massiliensis DNA.
TTACTCCTTCTGATGAACCATTGTATGATATAGGTATTATTACTGATTTATCAAATTGACCTCTAAATATATTTACTATATTCTTTTTCCTTAACATAGGACGTACTACTACAAAAAATGATGATACGTATGCTATTCCTGTTGCAAATGCCGCTCCCCTTATTCCCAAACTTAATTGTTTTATAAATATAAAATCTAAACTCACATTGACAACTACACTTAAAATCATACCCCTTAAATATAATTCTGGTTTTCCTACTACCCTGTTGATAAATCCAAACAAAAACATTAAACACATTAGTGGTGCAAATATAGATATTGTTCCTATATAAATTGATACACCTTCTAACAATACTTTATTTGCACCTAATAATACTGAAATTTCTTCACTAAATAACCTGCCAACTAATAGTATACCTAAAGATATAATAGTAATAAATACAAATGCTGTTTTAAATATATTTTGTGCCTCTTCTCTTTTACCTTCTCCTAGACTTCTTCCTATAGAGCTTAGAGAACCCACACTTATAATCATACTAAAGCCTATTATAACTTCCATAAATGGTTGAACTATATTTATACTAGCAAGTGCATTTTCACCAATAAAGTTTCCCAAAAATATTCCATCTATTATAACTTGTGCACCTGCTATTACCATAGAAATAATTGCTGGGATTGAAAATTTAATAAATAATTTAGATATCTTTTCTGTTCCTAATATATTTTCACTCATTTACTCTACCTCCAAAACAATATAACAAAACACGAAATAACTATATGGTTAATATGTTTTATTCTTATGGAGTAGATTATAAACCTTTGTGTAACACAAAGGTCAATATTCTTTTATAGGTATTTGTATTTCAAATAATTCTTCTTCACTTTGATCTGTAACACTAATGTCAATTTGAACTATTTGAAGGATATCACCACATACTCTATATCCCTTTTTCTCAATATATTCAGTCATTTTCTTAAAATAAATTTCCTTATCCCACATACTTCCTTTATAATACATAGAGGCGTAAGTCCCTTTAGGAATCTTTCTTATATGCTTTTCATCAATATTCTCTCGATCTTTGATAAAAAGAAATACAACAAATGATTCTATACACTTATTCAACGCTATGTCCGTTTGTTTTATAATTGTTCCAAATCGATTACTTGCAATTATAGGTGCTATTTCTTTTAATGTATTCTCTAATTCAAGGAATGCATAACTTAAATCAAATTCATCTTTTATAGATTTATCAGAAGTAATTATTTCTCTTTCTTTGATTTCTTTAATAACTATTTCTTCAAAATTTGATACCTGAGAAATATCTTCTAAGTGTTTTATTTTTTCATTAATACTTTTTTCTAACTGTTGTAATTCCTTTATTCTTTTTATAAGCTCATTATGTTTATCTCTTAGTATATTAACAGATTGATCTATATTTCTATTATTAAAGTACTTCTTAATTTCATCAATACTCATCTCTAGTTGGCGAAGTTCTTTAATGGTTCCTAATTGTTCATACTGTAAAATAGAATAGTATCTATATCCAGTTTTATGGTCTACTTTAATAGGCTTAAGTAGTCCTATTCTATCATAGTATCTTAATGTTTCAGTTGTAATATTTCTTAAGCTTGCAAATTCACCAATTGATATTTTATCTTTCACTTTTTCTTCTTATCCCCTAACTATATATTCTTTTAATATTTTTTTTAGTAGATTATTATAGCAGATTAAGTATCTTTAAATATTTTATTTAATGCTTATGATGAAAACTTTACACCACTCTTAAGGTCATTGGCTTTTATATACATTCTAAATAATTCTATAATTTCACCTTGAATAGAAACCTTTTTAACTGTATTAATTTTTACCTCTCATTCATATTAATCATGTTATTTATTATATGAATTTATTTGTAATTTAGATTAATTTTTATTTATTGCTATTTTCTTTATATTTATCAAATATAAAGAAAATAGCAAAGTACATATCTCCGCTAAAATAATAGAAGTCCAAATGCCTATATCTTCTATAATTAGAGGAAGAATTATTACAAAAACTACTGTAAACACTAGCCCTCTACTTGCAGATATAATATTTGCTATTTTAGGCTTTTCTGTTGATTGATAATAATTTATATTAACTATATTTATTGAGGCAATAATAAATGAAAAGGCATAAATAACCATAGCATCAAAAGTTAATTTTATAAGTGTTTTATCACTATTAAAAATACTAATTATTTTTTCTCCTAAAACTAATATTATTAAATATATTATTAATGAAGCAGTAAAGTTAGTTTTTACTCCCATTTTGAATACTTTGTTTACTTTTTTATAATTTTCTTTTCCATAATTATAGCTTAATAATGGTTGTATGCCTTGAGAAATACCAATAAATAATGCTATAAGCACCACACTTATATATCCAATTATACTAAAGCTTGCAATACCAACCTCTCCAATTCTTCTCATTATAACTTGGTTAAAAACGAATACACTAACTGCTGGTGATACCTGAACTATAAACTCTGGTGTTCCTGCCTTAAGAATTCTAATGAGTTCAGATTTTTTAAGCTGAGGTATATATAGTTTAAGTTTTCCCTGATTTCTAAAAAAATGACTTAGTAGTAAGAATACACTAGATAATTGCCCTAATCCTGAGGCTATTGCCGCCCCAACTATTCCATAATTAAAAATAAATATAAACATATAATCTAAAACTATATTAGTTATTGCACCTACAATTAAAGCAATCATAGCTAGTTTTGGATTTCCATCATTTCTAACAAATGCACTTAGAGCTAAACTACCTGAAAACCCAAGACCGAACATCAAATAATAACGAAGATATTCAGCTGTACCTTTTGCTAACTCATTACTAGCACCTAACATTTTAGCTAACCCCTCAGGAAAAAATACTCCAACTACTGATAATATACCTGTTATAACTACTATTAAAAATAAGCTTTCTAAAAATATATTATTACCTTCATCATACTTATTCTGACCAAATTTTATAGATGTTACTGCTGCACCACCCATAGTTATCATCATTGTAATAGCTATCATAAGTGTTGTAACAGGTAAAGCTATATTTATTGAAGCTAAAGCACTTGCTCCTACTCCTCTACCTACAAATATTCCATCAACAACTATATAAAGTGCAGAAACCATCATACCTATTACAGATGGTACAGCATA
It encodes the following:
- a CDS encoding MATE family efflux transporter, yielding MKSLWKEFIKYAVPSVIGMMVSALYIVVDGIFVGRGVGASALASINIALPVTTLMIAITMMITMGGAAVTSIKFGQNKYDEGNNIFLESLFLIVVITGILSVVGVFFPEGLAKMLGASNELAKGTAEYLRYYLMFGLGFSGSLALSAFVRNDGNPKLAMIALIVGAITNIVLDYMFIFIFNYGIVGAAIASGLGQLSSVFLLLSHFFRNQGKLKLYIPQLKKSELIRILKAGTPEFIVQVSPAVSVFVFNQVIMRRIGEVGIASFSIIGYISVVLIALFIGISQGIQPLLSYNYGKENYKKVNKVFKMGVKTNFTASLIIYLIILVLGEKIISIFNSDKTLIKLTFDAMVIYAFSFIIASINIVNINYYQSTEKPKIANIISASRGLVFTVVFVIILPLIIEDIGIWTSIILAEICTLLFSLYLINIKKIAINKN
- a CDS encoding MerR family transcriptional regulator; this translates as MKDKISIGEFASLRNITTETLRYYDRIGLLKPIKVDHKTGYRYYSILQYEQLGTIKELRQLEMSIDEIKKYFNNRNIDQSVNILRDKHNELIKRIKELQQLEKSINEKIKHLEDISQVSNFEEIVIKEIKEREIITSDKSIKDEFDLSYAFLELENTLKEIAPIIASNRFGTIIKQTDIALNKCIESFVVFLFIKDRENIDEKHIRKIPKGTYASMYYKGSMWDKEIYFKKMTEYIEKKGYRVCGDILQIVQIDISVTDQSEEELFEIQIPIKEY
- a CDS encoding MATE family efflux transporter, producing MSENILGTEKISKLFIKFSIPAIISMVIAGAQVIIDGIFLGNFIGENALASINIVQPFMEVIIGFSMIISVGSLSSIGRSLGEGKREEAQNIFKTAFVFITIISLGILLVGRLFSEEISVLLGANKVLLEGVSIYIGTISIFAPLMCLMFLFGFINRVVGKPELYLRGMILSVVVNVSLDFIFIKQLSLGIRGAAFATGIAYVSSFFVVVRPMLRKKNIVNIFRGQFDKSVIIPISYNGSSEGVIAIATATTAYMFNVSFMKIAGESGVAAFTTINYISQFGIHIMFGISDGIAPILSYNYGYKKHDRLNDTLKLASKVNLVVGTVLFFILFGFGKQLVSLFASGNEDVLDLAVRGSKIYAFAFLLCGFNIINSGYFTAIGSATASIIISASRGIVFIILGINILPMIIGINGVWVTVPLAECMTFIIGIYLVKKNYLCEKTV